Part of the Oreochromis aureus strain Israel breed Guangdong linkage group 20, ZZ_aureus, whole genome shotgun sequence genome, GAAGGATGGAGATAACAATGtgtgttattactattattttgtTAATCTTGTTTCATGAGCTGTTCTCATTCTTACCtccaattttttctttttgtattttttctcgAGCTGAGAAAGGGGAAAAATGGGAAGGAGAAGAAAAGCATTTACTGAAAGCACAATCGCTCGAAACCGAATGTTTAAAGAAAATCTCTTTTTCTTAATTCCTCTGTTTCAAACAGGAATTTTGTCACTCACCAAAATCGATCTGTTTCACAACTTTCTGCACAATAAACATTAATTTGCAGCTTGCTGTTTTAGTACATACATGGAAAATGACTCTTGGAAAGTGGTACTGTATGCCTTCCTAGTTCCCAGTAGACTGTGTGATAAGGTAGTGTCAGAACAGCACACACCACTTGTCCTGTCATGAACCTATAATAAGgctgattttgtatttttttttctcccttgcaGCAGCTTGGTTATGATTAACTTATTATGTTTCCTTTCCACAACACACTCGTCCAGCTTCAAGTAAAGAAAATTATATTCTAAGTTTTGTTGATGAATCATGAAAGATTACTACTGTATGACACAAGCCTGGACATGTCTGAGAATAAGAACTGCTTTGTCAGCCTCTGATGACAATTTAGGCTCTGTCTATATGTACATGGCTTTTTTGGTAAACACAGACTTTTATGTGCCTTTTGACTTTTTCCCAAATGGTAAACAGTTCTTTAAGCTTCCCTCTCTTTTCCTTCCAGTAAACCCTAAGTATCTCCTCAAAAAACCACTGTGGGACAGACTTATAGACACCTGCCATCAGGGACagcagcataaaaatgacatattACACAGCCAATGTTGTCTTATGGAGCTGCATAAAAAAAGAACACGCGGCACATGGAAATCAAAACTATAGTTCTCCCTTCTGATTGGGTGATTGGGATTTTTTTGTTAGGGTTATCCTTGTGATAAAAAATGCTTTACTGATGGGGTCATTGTCCTATTTCAAGctaaaatatcttgtattaagtaaaaaaatctgccaatgaaacaagtgaaaattgtctagtttttttctagttttaagatttactgtcttgaaacaagttcctttagcttactgaaatattgccctttagctgattctgtcttattttaagtgtaatgagataattttgactagaaataagacaaatactcttggtaagattttgaATTTTTGCAGAACAGGACATTAAATATGTTTTGTGAaggcaagaaagaaagagaagtcTGGGAGAAAGTTTAGATGCAACAATCAACCAAGATAGTGTGTATTTCTGAGTCCCTGTTtggacatccatccatccatttccttCTGCCTGCCTGGGCCAGGTCGCAGCGGCAGCAGCCTAACCAGAGAAAACCCAGACCTCCCGCTTCtgggccacctcctccagcctttccgggggaacaccaaggcgttcccaggccagccaaatGATAGATTCTCTTGAGtttgtcctgggtctgccccggggcctcttCTCactgggacatgcccagaatgCCCCACCCAGGAGGCATCATAGTGAGATGCTGAACTACCTCaattggctccttttgatgtggaggagcagcggttCTACTCTGAGGCCCTCCCAGATGGCCAAACACCTGACCCTATCTCTAAAGGAGACAGGCCAGGTGTTTGCCAGCTACCCTTCAGACAAAGCCGCTTATATCTGCGAtcttgttctttcggtcactacccagtGCTCATGACCATAGGTAATGGTGAATTCAGAGCTTCggttttacactcagctctcccTTTACCACAACATACTGGTACAGCTTCAATATCACTGCAGGATGTATGAACAAACAAAATGTACTAGAAATACTGGGGACAGCACATTAACACAATActatgaaaaaatgaaaacaacatggAGTGGGTAATAGGTAGTGATTTGTAAATAACTGGACAGGAATAACTTGAGCGTATTATATTATATCATACTACAGTCCTAACTAACTAGGCAGCTCATTGTCTTTCTCTTGTCAACACTTAAAAATAGAACTCATTTTAGGGTCGTGCCTGCCAGCAGGGTCTGATAtcctcgtgttggtgttgttcccacatcatcataattaatgttgttcaatgttcaacattgcaagtgaccactcacattgttgtgatgtCATAGTTTTGCAACTTCCAAAAAAAAGCCCCTTCAAAAAAAACTACTTCACttgcgagaaaccgcctctgtcccATCCAGCAATTTGAATTCTTTGTATTTCAGGACACATTTCTTTAATAAGCAGTAAGCATTATACATATTTTTGTTGtgacattggaatttcatataTGAATTCATGGCTTGGCTTGCTGTTTGTTTACGATAGCATTAGCTAACCAGTGTCCTCTAGACAGAGAATTGAGTGTCAGTGTATGAAAGTACAGTTAAATATAGCTGTCATAAAAATTGTTGTCAGGCAAAAATGCAGTAGTTTCCCATGATCATTTTACTAATATAAGTAAAGAGAAAAGCATCTAAATAGCCCAGCCTAATGGTTGTGTGCTGAATCAATGAATAAAATATCAACTGTAAAAATAACTGGCCCATAGCTGtggaaattgaattgaattcttgAGTTTGTGGAGATTAACAgtaatttaaaaacagttaaatttgTCCTGAGCCATCATGTAAAAGTTTGTCCAAACCTGTCTCAAATAGAGAATGTGTGGCATATTTTGAAGTGCAAAATGCCACAACGAAGACCCCGTACTGTTGCCCACCTTAAGACTTGTTTGCAGGAAGAATGGGACAAACTTACACCTGAAACACTTCACTTGGTGTCTTCAGTGACTAAATATTTAAGTGTTGTATTAATACTGTGTGTCCAGTTTTtctacatcattttttttttggttcatgCATCAATCACTGAAAAATTATTTGTTGCTAGCTGTAATCAGTCTGCCTTTCCATTTACTCTTTCAAACCAATATTTACTTCAgctttctgcagtttcttcacctGATTAAATGGCTATGAAAATATTCTCCCAAGCATCTTTAAGTTGTGTCTGATTGcacaacaaaaaaggaaacagaaaacatgatGATGAGGAAGACTTGAGTATAAAACAAGAAATACTTGTGGAACAGTCACTCAAGGTCTGTTGTGTTGTGTTCGACCTgtctttccattttttttctgctttttttgttcATGCATCCAGTGGTCTGacaggttcctcacagtgtgaCTGCAAGCCAAGAAAATGCCATCAGGccaccatatttctaagattttgaGGGCCATTTACAAAATCCTcagttttattaaaatttagaatcagaaaattagaggtcatccagctCTTTATGTCTTAAAACACTGCTGCAGTTTAACCACTTGGTGTGTATTATCTGGCTTCgtggatagataaagttgggtatcacctgcatagcagtgaaaatgtatgccatgtcttctgatgatactgcctaagggaagcatgtataatgtaaacagaattggtcctagcattGAACCCTGTATCCAATGAATACTGaatccataattaaccttagtgtgtgaagaggaccatttccatttccatgaggaaattggagtctattaaaTAGATATAATATAAACCAGTGCAGCgtagtacctgtaatacctacagcatgttctaatcgctctaatagaatattatggtcgacagtattgaacgctgcactgaggtctagcaggacaagcacagagatgagtccactgtcagaggccataagaagatcatttgtaaccttcactaaagctgtttctgtgctgtgatgatctctgaaacctgactgaaactcttcaaataagccattcctctgcagatgatctgttagctgtttgacaactactctttcaaggatttttgatatgaaaggaagatTAGCTAAGATCGCTGGGCaggaacaaatacaaaataatcaCTGAAAAAAGAATTTGTTGGTAGCTGTAATCAGTCTACTGCCTTTCCATTTTCTCTTTCACCACATTTTTTACTTCAGCTTTCTGCAGTTACTTTCATCCCATTTTCTTGATATGATTAAATGGCTATGAAAATATTCTCCTGAGCAAGTTGTGGGTGATTGcacaacaaaaaaggaaagagaaaacatgATGATGAGGAAGACTTGAGTATAAAAAAAGGAATACTTGTGGAACAATCACTCAaggtttgttgtgttgtttttatccTGTCTTTCTGCAGGTATTACTGGGAGAAAGTAATTTATGAACTACCTACTCACATGTGTAGGTAGTTCTTCCCCCCTCTGAAGAACTACCTACACAGTTTAGGACAAAGGAAATTGTACACAATGGTCATCAAGAATGGGGTGCAAAAGAAAGGAGATGTGAAACCCTAAAGAAACAAAATTGAGATTtcagtgtttcctttttttttcatcaaattatttttattcaggGGATACATCATATGATATTCAGCTGCACATTTGTGAGGGAAGAAAACTTTGTTTCCCCCTGTTTACTTACACTATGATCAGTGTAGAATGGATGTTTTCACGGCAGGTATGGACAGGAATATGATCACAGCTTCCAACAGTTTTTCAGTATTACTATTGTCATGGAGtattagttttaaaaatgctgttttaaaaGAGACTTCAAAAAAGGTGATTTTAAGTATTCCACAATATCTTTTCCAGAATTTGCGTCACTTAAAGCACATTATgtcagtttgttttaagaagGGTTGTAGCCATTTCATTATGATGTCACTCTCAAAGATCACAGAGCAGATCACACAGCATTTGTAGAATCAAGAGATCTGGTACAAAGACGTGCATGTGGTGTCTTATTGCACCCCAAAATGATATGTGGCAGGATCTTTAGCGGTTTTTGTACAGCAGATCAGTTAATTTGTATGTGCATGCAACCCTACATTTACCTTGCATTCAAGGAAGACCTCAACTGTTACTGGAACACATGGCTCAGCTAAAATGCAGGTCCAGGTTTACAGATCAGCTGTATTTCTGCTACATACACATGGAATTGACACTTCATTGTATATACATTTGTCTCCTgttccttttattgttttaggttAGTCCTTTAAAagctaattaaaaataaataaataaaatgagttaTTTCAGGTGGcattgtatgtgtgtgaaagctGTATATTTCCCCTCAAATCAATATTTTGATTCAGTGTGTCAGCCCATGTGGTACTTTAAATTCCACGAATAAATGTTTAGAGTACTGCAGTCTAGTAGTTATTGACTCAAGCAAGATTTAAAAACCCTTACAATGGGATCTTGACCCAAATTCAGAAagcatttgggtttttttcagtctttgcAAAGAATCATTTTCCATTACATGTACAGcgggcaaaaaacaaataaaaataaaagaattaaacCTCCCAAgtgggtttttaaaaattatttttatttgtattattatttttcatttcctaAAGATTAATTGAAGTCTCACAATGTGGGTCATCCTTCTCTAAATAAATGCGAATTCCAGCGGATGGGACACACAAGGGATAAGTAGACTTTTTTTACACCTGTTAAAGTTTCCCAATGATCAAAACAAAGAGTTAAGATTTCAAACTATTAGATAAAATGCAGACCGCACAGCAGAAAATCCACACATTTAAGAAGTAGACCTTAAAATGAACTTATGATGTTGAGGTCAGTTCTCATCAAAGAGTCATCGTCTTTCCATTGCTTACTTAAGGTggtcaccacagtggatcatctgcctgCATCTTTCCCATCCCTGGCTGCCTCCTGTGTCAAACAACTCTCTTTCATGTCCTTCACTatatccatgaatcttctctgttaTATTTCTCTTTTCCTTCACACCTGACAGCCTTATATTCGGCAttctttgtccagtatatcaattttccctcctctgcacatgtccagaGCATCTCAAGCTTgcttctctaactttgtctccaaaccgctgagctgtctctctgatgtactcatttcctGTTCTTCCTGGTCGCTCCCAGTGAAAATCTTtaactctgccacctccagctctgCTGCTCAACTTTTTGTTAGTATGACACTCTCCAAATCAGACATCCAACcagcaaattaaattaaaataataaaataacaaatgtcATTTGGGTTTTACAGCATGTACAGCCATGATCATCTGTCCTTTAAACATCAATGTAATTACCTCTTTTCAAACCTCCACTATAGCATATAAGACATGAATATAGCTATTATCTGATATATAACATATGGTACTTTAAGTAAATTGAGTCTTCTTAAATATTTGCATACTTTTCTTATGTTATAACTTaatcccttaaaaaaaaaaaaaaaaacatataaagctACAAATTTCAGAAGtctaatataaaagaaaaaaagatcagaCTAAAAGTATGTATTCATTATTTTAGAGTCCTCAATCTCAATGAGTCACTGaatgtttcatgtttttcattttaggtCTGTTACGGATTTGGAATTGAGGGAAGATACAAAACCAGAACAGTCCAGAAGGGTTGggtcaaaacaatgattttattgaACACACGCGCGGGAAGATAGTCACTGCACAACATCAGCAAGGATCTTcatccaaaaatacacttcagattgcttttataatatcagggtattatgacgccccctcatgcgtttacaagcacattatttgcatcttaagaacattatttgcctcttttacagacaatgatcaatttttagagataaatgcagacatcaGAGTTCCTCTTTCTCGCATCTTCTTCCAAATAAGGCGATGGTCTCAGGCCTCTGGGTCCCCATGGGCTGGTCCCCTCCTTAtgtcacctgttgtcaagtaGACTCTAGCACAACATGTTTGCTGAATGCATTCAGGCCTCTACTCAGATCTGTTTCTAGGTTATAtgtggtatatatatatatgtgttttgtaagcatgtgtgcgaTCTTTCTCTAGCTCCCAGCCTCTCATCCAATGGATCGTCCGGACCTAACGCCGAACGAAGCTTTTGACCTTTAATTACCTGGGGAGCTTCAACTCTTTTATGAGCACAgaactgcaatgtgtgtatagagatatgacaatataaaaacggttataactgcacctgtaataaaggttaatatgGTGTCAGTATGTTAAATGTCTCCACGCCGTCTTAAAGCTATATGTGATGGTATTAAtgcaatgctaatgctaagaaATATACTGTAGCAGTAAAACAATTTCTTTAATTCCACAGGTCATcttcagcttcatttttcattacTGCTGCATTTTGTCTGTAATTTAAATCAATTCTAGATATTTTAATTGTTATACTAGATACTTCTTAAGCTTGAATAGTTAACAAATGTTATAAACAAGGGCTCGATCCCAGTGTCCCCATTTTTATTATCAAGTGTGAAAATATTCACATCAGACACCTGATCATTTATaagtgtctgttttgttttactagATAATTACCAAGAAAATGACCAGTATATTCTTCAGATGATAGATTAGAACAAGCATTAGCTGCAGCCCTTGTCTGTTGTAAATCAGCTCAGAAATCAGCTCTGACAATATTTACAATTTTTATCTGCTTGTGTTTAACTTCTGATGCTTCTCCTTATCTAAAAACCAGCCATTCGTATTAAAACACTAAAATCTATCACATCTTTTAACCTGCAAGCCCCACCTGTGTTAGTTTGTGATGGTATGAAAGCAGGTGAGTACTGCTGGTCATCAcccctgataaaaaaaaataaccagtCATGTACATTTTACGTTAGATATCAGAGAAATTACCTGAGAGCCACTGATCAAAGTGCTCCTGGGCAGTCTCAACGATTTCTTCATCGATGTTCTTATAGTAAACCCTTATGAACTGCTCAGAGGAGCACTTTGGGAGAAGCATAGAAACCTGACAAGAATGATGAGagataaagtttaaaataacaatgTCCTAAAGGTTGTCttaaaaatatacacacaaacagcaacaaaCTTATAGAAATATACCAAGATCAAAACTTTTTTAATTCATTGTTTTGGTTCTGACCTCATCTTCACGGAGGTTGAATGGTTTGTCATGTTGATTCTTTTtgtagaaaaatacattttcaatgAGTTCTTTTTCTGTTATCCCATAATCCATGGTAAAGTGCTAAAAGAAAGTTATAGGAAGCCTGTTTCATACAATATGGTTTCACAGCAGAGGTAAATATCTTACAAATCGAATGATGATCAAAAACTCACCACAATTTCGAAGTCGTTGGCTGTAACTGTGACATTCTCCCCAGGTGGGCATGCTTGAGCCAATTCCTTTTTCCAAGTATCAATCTCTGACTAATGGTGGTAGAAGAAAGAGTGAGAAGTAAGAGGGACAAGAGATTTGAAATGTAGCCCATCTTGTCCACACACAGTAAGAGCATGTCCACATCACAGGCAAAATGTACTTTTAGTTCATGTCAGTATAAACAGTCGTTCCTTATGAAGATCTTATGCAATAATCTTCTCACACTTATTGAAATGGATTTATCTGCCTCaataatgtatttaaaattagctctgctttggggttttttgttttgttttaaacattctGACAATAGTCAGCTATTTATGTCAAAACATTGCAGCTTGGCAGTGTTGATGAATCATTTTGTGTAAAAGTGAAATTCACAGAAATGTGTTCCAAAAAAGTGGAACCTATAATGTATAAACTACAGGCAAACACATGGTTTTGTTATGTGTTCATGACAAAACCATTCACAAAACCTTAAAGGTGTGATTTGAAAGGTATGATGTTGAGTGTGAAAGTTGTGCCGTTTGCAATAAATGGTTTTGATGATGGTTtcatttcaaattatttaaacTGCAGAGTTAACGCTTCTATTTTCTAATGATTAACAAAATTCTAATAACAATATCCAGTTTTTTACccttaaacaattaaaaatgtgCATTGATATTGCCACAGTCAGAAAGTGTAAACAAGCTCAGAAACACAAGAGATTACTGCACACCATGGTGGGTTTTTCAGACTGCATTTTGCCCAAACACTTGTAGATTTCTCGAGAGACGATCTTTAATAGAAGCCTCTGGGCCTCACCCATCTCTTTGGAGAATGAGTTGATGGCTTCTGTAATAATATTCACTGCAGAACAAACAGAATCCAAGATTCGTCagttaaaacatttaataagtATTTAAGAAAAGTGATTAATAATATAAAGAGAGGCACAGCAAAACttacacaaatgaaaacaacCCACTTAATGTAAAATCCCATTTCCCCTGTTTTCTATTATCATAAGCAAAGCCTGTAAAGTTAGTTCAGACTGAAACATAATCTGAAGAGTCAATACTCAAAATAATAGAACTGTATGTAGAACTGATGTTTTCACAAAACACATATGGCACATGTTTTGGCACAAGGCAATCTGTTGCAGAAACCAGTAGAAAAAGCTTATGTGATGGGATTGGAGGAATTATTAAACACCTTGCAGACAGAGCTAGTTTAAAACAACTATCAATGGTCACATCCTGACTTAAATCACTCAGTTCTGTGTTTCAGCCATCAATGTTGTTTCCAACATGGTAATCTGGATCCAAGACAGCTTTTTTTTAAGTCGGTCaaaccaaacagaaaacaatgacTGGTAAAGAAAATTATAACCATACTGACAATACCATTAGTGCTACAGGTTGACACTGCTTAGTATGTTGTCAACATCTATGACAACCTTAGACATTAAGGTTGTCATAGatgttaaaaacaaagatattCACCTGTGCAATCATTTTTAAACCACCCCAGAAAAGACAAGTGTTGAATACTAAGATCATAGATCATGACTGTTGTTCAGAATTAGATGATGGAAACAAACTGATATAACATGAATTTAACACAGAGAAGACTACAACCAAAAAAGACTTTTGATTTAAGTGTTAAAAATATATGTGATATTAGAAAAATTATTTTGACACAGAAGCAGCTGCAGCTAAAAGACGAGCCTGCTGTTGAAACGATGATTAACCTAAAATAGCTTATTGATGTTATGGAtggaagaaaatgtttaaaaacgaAAAAACAAACCACCAAAGTTGTTGGCACATTAAAACTAAAAgaggccctttggtggcccagatcaggtttgccagaggtgacCCAGAAATGGGCCAGCACatggccagttgcagacacactggtggtcctgtgccctcccagatgtcagcctaatgtgtaccttaatcacgCCATGTAATAACAGCATGTGCTGGAACATAATAGTACAAaagtaacatgaaaaaaaactctgttcagacagtgaatggactgattcatATATAGCGCTTTCCTACTCTCCCAGACTACTCAatgtgctttatacaacatgccacattcacccactttctctaaactgcaATTCCTAACTACAATCATACACATTGACACTcttgcagactggaggagccagggctTGAACCACTAgccttccaatcagtaggtgacctgctctacctcctgagctacagcctccCACTGGAAAAAATGAGTAAACcatcactaggttttggatagtgtacactcacaaacatgTCAAATCTGCATTTGAAAGGTTGGCCACACATGGCCCACTGTATATAATtttctgtttgttatttattataTGTTATTCCTGTCtgactatttatattttatttctgcacagttggtgtggagcacccacaattttgttgtacatgtaaaATGACActaaagagctattctattctatttttaaaAGGACACATCTATTTTTAATAGATGAACCTGATAGTCCACAGTGACACAAAATTATATTGTTTGGTCCACTGGATTAACACAAAGGCAATGTTCATTATTATTCTGTTGTTATCATGAATCATTTTCATTACCCAAGCACATTTTTATTCAGGGGGATGGTACTCACAATAAGCTAACTCAGAGCTCATAGTTAAACTTGGAGTTTATTAAAATAGCTTTCTACAGATGGTCCTGTTTCCTCATGTTACTGTTTGGCTTTTCCTTATCATGCTTATCTCCACAgcattttcctttccttttctaaCAACCTATAGGTTTAGAgctattttttccctttccctATATTTGGATCCTGTTTTTGCTAACATACGTATACAGAACTCCAGATgttattaaaaacatattttaaacatGGCACAAACAAGTGTCTTAATGTTCTTCAATCTTGAGTGGTAGAACACTGACCTTTCATCTTTTTGTAGGTCTCCATGTTTTCTTCGGTGGGTGAGAGACTTGAGCCCTTGAACAGGATGGAGGGATCTGTGCCCAACTCGTGTTCTAGCATCTGAATCATTGCATCCGGCCTCTCGGAGGAGTGGAGTATTTTTTCAAATACAGAATCTAtgagacaaataaaaaaatgtcaggcCCTTGAGCTGCTTAATTATGGCAAAAATCGGTCAATATCAAGACTTTTCTAGTCTTTATCAAAAAAGCAGCTTTAAACTTCTCACATTTAACACAGTCGCACATTTTTGTAGTGCTTTATAAAATACACTTACACTGCTCCACAATTAGAAAAGGCAACAGCAAAATATGACCATCTACTGGCAAAGTTTAAAACATGAGTTAAGACAATAATTGCTGACTGACCTGTGAGCTTGGTGTAGGCTTCCATGTCATCTATAGCTGTGGATAAACTGCATATTTTTCCTTTTGAGCCTTCAATCTGGATGCATTCACCTGCTTTTAAGAGGGCATCTTTGATCCTAAAATAAACAACTTCAATATTTTACTTTGAGAAACTTTTTTTACTATACAGTATAATCAGAAATTACATATGCTATATTCAGGAGATCATGCTAAATGATGAAGTATATTGTAAGAACAGATACTCACATAACCTCTATGATCCTGGTCGTTTTGTGCTGGTAGGCTGTTCTGTGGAGTAAGCTCCTTGTTTGGAACATGCTATACAGATTGCTCACCTCCTATTTAAAGTATTCCTACAGTTTAGTTGCAACTAAAcataaaatattagaaataaagcactgaaatttatgaaaactaaaaagaaaaaaaaaaacccccaaaacaataCCTTGTCTCTAAAGCAGATGTGGTTTATCCCGTCCACCCTACACACCCGGGCAAACATGAGGCAACGGCGATGGTCAAAGCTGCTCTGGATGCCCAGATAGTAGCCATCTCTGAGATGACATAATGTGGAAATGTGTTAAGAAATCAAAATAATACACTGTAACTTATCATGTTAAAAACTGGTCTCTTTAACAGGATCCACCTGGCAATGTAGTCAAACTTGTCCACATCAATgccatttttctcattttccacaATTTCATAAAGGAAGTACTTGTCCTGTGTTCGACCCATGaactgtgaaaaaacaaaacaaaaaaaaa contains:
- the LOC120435400 gene encoding deoxynucleoside triphosphate triphosphohydrolase SAMHD1-like isoform X1; the protein is MENQQDTKERKVFYDPIHGLLELHPLLVKIIDTPQFQRLRNIKQLGGAYFVFPGASHNRFEHSLGVAYLAGQFAEALSTKQPELNITPEDILCVQIAGLCQDLGQGPFSIVFEEMFIREKRADLPDGKKREKISVQMFDYLLTANNLHSSMKEYGLNVDGQNKSDLVFIKEMIGGPLNTTETQEQFMGRTQDKYFLYEIVENEKNGIDVDKFDYIARDGYYLGIQSSFDHRRCLMFARVCRVDGINHICFRDKEVSNLYSMFQTRSLLHRTAYQHKTTRIIEVMIKDALLKAGECIQIEGSKGKICSLSTAIDDMEAYTKLTDSVFEKILHSSERPDAMIQMLEHELGTDPSILFKGSSLSPTEENMETYKKMKVNIITEAINSFSKEMGEAQRLLLKIVSREIYKCLGKMQSEKPTMSEIDTWKKELAQACPPGENVTVTANDFEIVHFTMDYGITEKELIENVFFYKKNQHDKPFNLREDEVSMLLPKCSSEQFIRVYYKNIDEEIVETAQEHFDQWLSGDIRRGPAHGDPEA
- the LOC120435400 gene encoding deoxynucleoside triphosphate triphosphohydrolase SAMHD1-like isoform X2 yields the protein MENQQDTKERKVFYDPIHGLLELHPLLVKIIDTPQFQRLRNIKQLGGAYFVFPGASHNRFEHSLGVAYLAGQFAEALSTKQPELNITPEDILCVQIAGLCQDLGQGPFSIVFEEMFIREKRADLPDGKKREKISVQMFDYLLTANNLHSSMKEYGLNVDGQNKSDLVFIKEMIGGPLNTTETQEQFMGRTQDKYFLYEIVENEKNGIDVDKFDYIARDGYYLGIQSSFDHRRCLMFARVCRVDGINHICFRDKEVSNLYSMFQTRSLLHRTAYQHKTTRIIEVMIKDALLKAGECIQIEGSKGKICSLSTAIDDMEAYTKLTDSVFEKILHSSERPDAMIQMLEHELGTDPSILFKGSSLSPTEENMETYKKMKVNIITEAINSFSKEMGEAQRLLLKIVSREIYKCLGKMQSEKPTMSEIDTWKKELAQACPPGENVTVTANDFEIVHFTMDYGITEKELIENVFFYKKNQHDKPFNLREDEVSMLLPKCSSEQFIRVYYKNIDEEIVETAQEHFDQWLSEST